From Actinomycetota bacterium, a single genomic window includes:
- a CDS encoding OB-fold domain-containing protein, translating to MSQETSRPAIEGWFATEPEPHLIGGRCTTCGTVVFPDNRLACPNPACAGHEFEPTPLGRRGRVWSFATNHYPPPEPYITPDPFVPYTVVAAELLAEKLVVLGQLADGSDPSELAVGGEVELTVGALYQQEDGTVRTVWKWAPVGRGASGEADAAEVGA from the coding sequence GTGTCGCAGGAGACCTCCCGTCCCGCCATCGAGGGCTGGTTCGCCACCGAGCCCGAGCCGCACCTGATCGGTGGCCGGTGCACCACCTGCGGCACCGTGGTCTTCCCCGACAACCGGCTGGCTTGCCCCAACCCCGCTTGCGCCGGCCACGAGTTCGAGCCGACACCGCTCGGCCGTCGCGGACGGGTCTGGTCGTTCGCGACCAACCACTACCCGCCGCCGGAGCCGTACATCACCCCGGACCCCTTCGTGCCCTACACGGTGGTCGCGGCTGAGCTGCTCGCCGAGAAGCTCGTCGTGCTCGGCCAGCTCGCCGATGGCTCCGATCCGTCCGAGCTGGCCGTGGGTGGCGAGGTCGAGCTGACCGTCGGGGCGCTGTATCAGCAGGAGGATGGCACCGTCCGGACGGTGTGGAAGTGGGCGCCCGTTGGGAGAGGCGCTTCGGGGGAAGCGGACGCAGCGGAGGTCGGGGCGTGA
- a CDS encoding lipid-transfer protein — MSEHDVAVAGVGMHPWGKWGRNFVEYGLVAARKALVDAGVSLDDVDYVVGAETVRNGYPGYVAGSTFSQALGWTGAPIATVYAACASGAQAIDVARARILSGLAEVVLVVGADTTPKGFLAPNAGDRPDDPDWQRFRLLGATNPTYFAFYARRRMDLYGATPEDFAAVKVKNARHGLHNEHARYRKEVSVEDVLDSPLVSDPLHLLDICATSDGGAAVVLASMEYASQRLGLDRPARVSAVSTVTPTYPDVIPDLPTIATDAANVVAPPETPFRDAIAKAAYEEAGLGPDDIDVAEVYDLSTALELEWYENVGLCERGEAEQLVRNGDTTIGGRIPVNPSGGLACFGEAVPAQALAQVCELTWQLRGQAGERQVEDAKVGLTINQGLFGHGSSVILTR, encoded by the coding sequence GTGAGCGAGCACGATGTCGCCGTGGCCGGGGTCGGCATGCACCCGTGGGGCAAGTGGGGGCGCAACTTCGTCGAGTACGGCCTCGTCGCCGCGCGCAAGGCACTGGTCGACGCGGGCGTGAGCCTCGACGATGTCGACTACGTCGTCGGTGCCGAGACCGTGCGCAACGGCTACCCCGGTTACGTCGCGGGCTCGACCTTCAGCCAGGCACTCGGCTGGACCGGCGCCCCGATCGCCACCGTCTACGCCGCGTGTGCGAGCGGGGCGCAGGCGATCGACGTCGCTCGCGCCCGCATCCTCAGCGGCCTCGCCGAGGTCGTGCTCGTCGTCGGAGCGGACACGACGCCCAAGGGCTTCCTCGCCCCGAATGCGGGCGACCGCCCCGACGATCCCGACTGGCAGCGCTTCCGCCTCCTGGGCGCGACCAACCCGACCTACTTCGCCTTCTACGCCCGACGCCGGATGGACCTCTACGGGGCGACTCCCGAGGACTTCGCCGCGGTCAAGGTCAAGAACGCCCGTCACGGCCTGCACAACGAGCACGCGCGCTACCGCAAGGAGGTCAGCGTCGAGGACGTGCTCGACTCGCCACTGGTAAGCGACCCGCTGCACCTGCTCGACATCTGCGCGACCAGCGACGGCGGGGCGGCGGTCGTTCTCGCCTCGATGGAGTACGCGAGCCAGCGCCTCGGCCTCGACCGTCCCGCGCGGGTATCAGCGGTCAGCACGGTCACCCCCACGTACCCCGACGTCATCCCCGACCTGCCAACCATCGCGACCGACGCCGCCAACGTCGTCGCCCCGCCCGAGACGCCGTTCCGCGACGCCATCGCGAAGGCCGCCTACGAGGAGGCCGGGCTCGGCCCCGACGACATAGACGTCGCCGAGGTCTACGACCTGTCCACCGCACTCGAGCTGGAGTGGTACGAGAACGTCGGCCTGTGCGAGCGGGGCGAAGCCGAACAGCTCGTGCGCAACGGCGACACGACCATCGGCGGGCGCATCCCCGTCAACCCCTCCGGCGGACTCGCCTGCTTCGGCGAGGCCGTGCCCGCGCAGGCGCTGGCCCAGGTGTGCGAGCTGACGTGGCAGCTGCGCGGCCAAGCGGGGGAGCGGCAGGTCGAGGACGCGAAGGTCGGGCTGACCATCAACCAGGGGCTGTTCGGTCACGGTAGCTCCGTGATCCTCACGCGCTGA
- a CDS encoding DUF86 domain-containing protein, whose product MTPRQLDRGTVQRKLELLSDLLTDLDHLGDVSAERLERERGTRHIVERVLTQLVDIAAGVNAHVVSARGPRAPSDYRGSFELLARLGAIEPELASALRSSVGLRNILTHEYGRIDLTKVAAAVPAAREQYGSYVEQVAAFLAEDASR is encoded by the coding sequence ATGACCCCCAGACAACTTGATCGCGGCACCGTGCAGCGCAAGCTCGAGCTCCTGAGCGACCTGCTCACGGATCTCGACCACCTCGGCGACGTCAGCGCCGAGAGGCTCGAGCGGGAGCGTGGAACCCGACACATCGTCGAGCGCGTGCTCACTCAGCTGGTGGACATCGCCGCAGGCGTGAACGCCCACGTCGTCTCTGCGAGGGGTCCGCGAGCCCCCTCGGACTACCGCGGTTCGTTCGAGCTGCTCGCACGCCTCGGGGCGATCGAACCCGAGCTGGCATCGGCGCTGCGGTCATCGGTCGGCCTGCGCAACATCCTCACGCACGAGTACGGACGCATCGACCTCACGAAGGTCGCTGCGGCCGTGCCGGCGGCACGCGAGCAGTACGGCAGCTACGTCGAGCAGGTGGCGGCCTTCCTGGCCGAGGATGCGAGCCGCTGA
- a CDS encoding nucleotidyltransferase domain-containing protein, with product MSTPRAAIATLRSATEDGRLDDLCTRHGIRVLTVFGSATSPDGEPNDLDVAIVFEPDTEGDVIAVVNALIDLTDYEGIDVMDAGRAAPVARTRALVEAEALYESEPGAYAEARTAALLLEWDTAWMRQLALETLQR from the coding sequence GTGTCCACGCCCCGCGCTGCGATCGCCACGCTGCGGTCGGCCACCGAGGACGGCCGGCTCGACGACCTGTGCACCCGGCACGGCATCCGCGTGCTGACGGTGTTCGGCAGCGCCACCTCGCCGGACGGAGAACCGAATGACCTCGATGTCGCGATCGTGTTCGAGCCCGACACTGAGGGCGATGTGATCGCGGTCGTCAACGCGCTGATCGACCTCACCGACTACGAGGGGATCGACGTGATGGACGCCGGGCGTGCCGCCCCCGTCGCACGGACCCGCGCGCTCGTCGAGGCCGAGGCGCTGTACGAGTCAGAACCTGGGGCGTACGCCGAGGCTCGGACCGCCGCGCTGCTGCTCGAGTGGGACACGGCCTGGATGCGCCAGCTCGCGCTGGAAACCTTGCAGCGATGA
- a CDS encoding cell wall-binding repeat-containing protein: MRLTSFVMTSATVVATAIVPANVPAFAQTTPVLQARVEFDSISGFDWSPNGSVDITVDDGSVVDETGVPTDSTGRFDHYIGDLLDLDTGHVVTVTQGATTKTHEVTGLTITGVDPVADTVSGIATPGADVTVSPYADPGAWRHEVADGVTGEWTAHFSVAGGEPGEETRFDIIPGSSGSADEPDDDGDATQLDWHVPDPRFNAHPGPDFVDGWDWTPNSTVNVTVESDGVVVHEQLDVPTGAQGNWGIGLGEFGVDLVPGMEVTVTDGGTIKTHVITALTVTAVDPDAETVSGTAAAGAEVQVGVHMPEGPGTFRRVVAEVDGTWTADFSVPGGDETDAGDDLTVDLVAGSEGAASEFDDDGDSTLVGWRVPDPRFFANAHADRISGQEWTPDSTVAVTVDDDLDPGNGTRFEDLAVPTDEFGNFHVDTAPADVQAGDLVTVTDGDLSKTHIVTGLVVTDVNVAADTVSGFAPAGAVVEVHVFDFSGAFRRTQAASNGAWSVDFSIPGEDDFGQQTTDLGPGSGGVAREPDADRDATEADWRVPDPVVNAHPDWEAIDGWDWEPGTLVDVTVDNDVGTVFQALDVPVEDDREFQVNDLEGLDLAPGHQITASDGLTTKIHVVTDLAVTDVDPDLDTVSGTATAGAQIEVGSDQGAFRRTVADEFGDWTVDFAAPPEEANGEHGTVDLGPGSSGNAAEPDDDGDTTSIFWRVPDPVVNAHPDWEAIDGWDWEPGSFVDVTVVAGAVTAFQALDVPVEDDREFHVNDLAGLDLAPGHEITVSDGLITKTHTVTDLAVTEVDPDLDTVSGTATAGTQIDVWREQGGLRRTVADEFGDWTVDFAAPPEEDNGEHGTADLGPGSSGNAAEPDEDHDTTSISWRVPHPMIIARPQFDNLELFDFEPDGFVDITINDGGDGYTQLDLPLDESGHLWVDLEGGFDLIPGHVVTVDDGTTTKIHEVTALSVTAMDVGTDTLSGTATPFADVKVFAYGFFDGAFRHEVADAAGNWTADFKNPGDEEGEETTADLVAGSDGEVNEPDEDGDETHVAWNVPDPRFDVRAVNDNIRGVEWLPAATVDITIDSDADAENGTLHVATDVPTDDRGEFWFDVAFDVAVGHVVTVTQGETVKQHTVTGLAVTDVDATTETVSGTAEPSALVEVSVFDSSEAVRRVVTDVAGEWTADFSVPGTEEDEQATADLVTGTSPALMGTSGQAREPDVGRDATAVDWHVLTPTISARPLTDELWGDDWTPNDVVSLTVDAGVPIDDIPTDTSGHWDLPGLDLEPGQVIDVTDGVTAKTLTVTELAVTAADPAADTIAGVATPGAVLIVHLHNPFGLTYVEVTADGSGAWTADFGGLEDPHDLVEGSSGVVEEPDEEADATQAGWEIRTDATTDPDGGGATPEHPVTTAITSPNPGQITITEEPVGADPDGFVLAGVRVSITAPAATTPEDPLVIVFRLDASQIPEHEDETTITVFKDGVEAGDCDNDTGTASPDPCIGDRTALPDGDIQLTVWTVTASDWDLAFPLTAPDPPTDVTAEAGDEQATVSWSAPADTGGAPITSYTVAASPGGATATVDGATTEAVITGLTNGTAYTFTVVASNSQGDSAPSPPSTAVTPLGVPDPPTDVTAEAGDEQATVSWSAPADTGGAPILTYRVTASPGGKTRIVSGATTSTLLTGLANGTAYTFTVVATNSVGDSAASAASPAVTPLGVPDPPTDVDATAGIEEATVSWDSPADDGGAPITSYRIITSPADVGSVTVTADETSLAPPPTRVTVEGLTSGTAYTFTVIATNSQGDSAASVASNSVTPIAAPFDAKLLGGTAAISDGATSLVSAATGVGPQRIAGPDRYQTAAATVADAFPGTVDTVYIATGLNFPDALAGSAAAAALDAPVLLVTTDTVPDATAAQLARLQPRTVKLLGGTAAISDAVASRIAAITGVVPQRIAGPDRYQTAAATVADAFPGTVDTVYIATGLNFPDALAGSAAAAALGAPVLLVTTDTVPDATAAQLARLQPRTVKLLGGTAAISDAVASRIAAITGVVPQRIAGPDRYQTAAATVADAFPGTVDTVYIATGLNFPDALAGSAAAAALGAPVLLVTTDTVPDAIRNELARLSRR; this comes from the coding sequence GTGCGCCTGACATCGTTCGTGATGACGTCGGCGACGGTCGTAGCGACGGCCATCGTGCCTGCCAACGTGCCGGCGTTCGCACAGACGACGCCAGTCCTGCAGGCACGCGTCGAGTTCGACTCCATCTCGGGCTTCGACTGGTCCCCGAACGGGAGCGTCGACATCACGGTCGACGACGGTTCCGTGGTGGACGAAACCGGGGTACCCACCGATAGCACCGGCCGCTTCGACCACTACATCGGCGACCTCCTCGACCTCGACACCGGCCACGTCGTCACCGTCACCCAGGGCGCGACCACCAAGACCCACGAGGTGACCGGGCTGACCATCACCGGTGTCGATCCGGTCGCCGACACCGTCTCCGGCATCGCCACGCCGGGTGCGGACGTGACCGTGTCCCCGTACGCAGATCCGGGAGCGTGGCGACACGAGGTCGCCGATGGCGTCACCGGCGAGTGGACCGCTCACTTCTCGGTCGCCGGCGGCGAGCCGGGCGAGGAGACCAGGTTCGACATCATCCCCGGCAGCAGCGGCTCGGCCGATGAGCCCGACGACGACGGCGACGCCACCCAGCTCGACTGGCACGTGCCCGACCCGCGCTTCAACGCCCATCCCGGTCCCGACTTCGTGGACGGGTGGGACTGGACCCCGAACTCGACCGTAAACGTGACTGTCGAGTCCGACGGTGTCGTCGTCCACGAGCAGCTCGACGTGCCCACGGGCGCTCAGGGGAACTGGGGGATCGGTCTCGGCGAGTTCGGCGTGGACCTCGTGCCGGGGATGGAGGTGACCGTCACCGACGGTGGCACGATCAAGACCCACGTGATCACGGCGCTCACCGTGACCGCGGTCGACCCGGACGCCGAGACGGTGTCGGGGACGGCGGCGGCCGGCGCCGAGGTACAGGTCGGCGTGCACATGCCGGAGGGTCCCGGGACGTTCCGGCGCGTGGTCGCTGAGGTCGACGGGACGTGGACCGCGGACTTCTCCGTGCCCGGCGGCGACGAGACCGACGCCGGCGACGACCTCACCGTCGACCTCGTCGCCGGCAGCGAGGGGGCGGCATCGGAGTTCGACGACGACGGCGACAGCACCCTCGTGGGCTGGCGCGTGCCCGACCCGAGGTTCTTCGCCAACGCCCACGCCGATCGCATCAGCGGACAGGAGTGGACGCCGGACTCCACCGTGGCGGTGACGGTCGACGACGACCTCGACCCCGGGAACGGCACCCGCTTCGAGGACCTGGCGGTGCCCACCGACGAGTTCGGCAACTTCCACGTCGACACCGCGCCCGCCGACGTCCAGGCCGGGGACCTCGTCACGGTGACCGACGGCGACCTGTCCAAGACCCACATCGTGACCGGGCTGGTCGTGACCGACGTGAACGTCGCCGCCGACACCGTCTCGGGCTTCGCCCCGGCGGGAGCCGTGGTCGAGGTGCACGTCTTCGACTTCTCAGGCGCTTTCCGTCGGACCCAGGCCGCGAGCAACGGCGCCTGGTCGGTCGACTTCTCGATCCCAGGCGAGGACGACTTCGGGCAGCAGACCACCGACCTCGGGCCGGGCAGCGGCGGCGTGGCCCGCGAGCCCGACGCCGACCGCGACGCCACCGAGGCGGACTGGCGCGTCCCCGACCCGGTCGTCAACGCGCATCCCGACTGGGAAGCGATCGACGGGTGGGACTGGGAGCCCGGCACTTTGGTGGACGTGACCGTCGACAACGACGTCGGCACCGTGTTCCAGGCGCTGGATGTGCCGGTCGAGGACGACCGCGAGTTCCAGGTCAACGACCTCGAAGGGCTCGACCTGGCACCGGGACACCAAATCACCGCCAGCGACGGGCTGACCACCAAGATCCACGTCGTGACCGATCTGGCGGTCACCGACGTCGACCCCGACCTCGACACCGTGTCGGGCACCGCCACCGCCGGGGCACAGATCGAGGTGGGGAGCGACCAGGGCGCGTTCCGGCGCACCGTCGCCGACGAGTTCGGGGACTGGACCGTCGACTTCGCCGCGCCGCCCGAGGAGGCGAACGGCGAGCACGGCACCGTCGACCTCGGACCCGGCAGCAGCGGCAACGCCGCCGAGCCCGACGACGACGGCGACACCACCTCGATCTTCTGGCGCGTCCCCGACCCGGTGGTCAACGCCCACCCGGACTGGGAAGCGATCGACGGTTGGGACTGGGAGCCGGGCAGCTTCGTGGACGTGACCGTCGTCGCGGGGGCGGTCACGGCGTTCCAGGCGCTGGATGTGCCGGTCGAGGACGACCGCGAGTTCCACGTCAACGACCTCGCTGGGCTCGACCTGGCGCCGGGACACGAGATCACCGTCAGCGACGGGCTGATCACCAAGACCCACACCGTCACCGACCTGGCGGTCACCGAGGTCGACCCCGACCTCGACACCGTGTCGGGCACCGCCACCGCTGGGACACAGATCGACGTGTGGCGCGAGCAGGGTGGGTTGCGGCGCACCGTCGCCGATGAGTTCGGGGACTGGACCGTCGACTTCGCCGCGCCGCCCGAGGAGGACAACGGCGAGCACGGCACCGCCGACCTCGGACCCGGCAGCAGCGGCAACGCCGCCGAACCCGACGAGGACCACGACACCACCTCGATCTCCTGGCGCGTCCCCCACCCGATGATCATCGCGCGACCCCAGTTCGACAACCTCGAGTTGTTCGACTTCGAACCGGATGGCTTCGTGGACATCACGATCAACGATGGTGGGGACGGCTACACGCAACTCGACCTACCGCTGGATGAGTCCGGGCATCTATGGGTCGACCTCGAAGGAGGCTTCGACCTGATACCTGGCCACGTTGTGACCGTCGACGATGGCACGACGACCAAGATCCACGAGGTAACTGCGCTGTCCGTGACCGCGATGGACGTCGGCACCGACACCTTGTCCGGCACCGCTACCCCCTTCGCCGATGTCAAGGTCTTCGCGTACGGGTTCTTCGACGGCGCCTTCCGACACGAGGTCGCAGACGCCGCCGGCAACTGGACCGCGGACTTCAAGAACCCGGGCGACGAGGAGGGCGAGGAGACCACCGCGGACCTCGTCGCAGGGAGCGATGGCGAGGTCAACGAACCCGACGAGGATGGCGACGAAACACACGTGGCCTGGAACGTCCCCGATCCCCGCTTCGACGTCCGAGCCGTCAACGACAACATCCGGGGCGTCGAGTGGCTCCCCGCCGCCACGGTCGATATCACGATCGACAGCGATGCCGACGCGGAGAACGGCACGCTCCACGTCGCGACTGATGTTCCCACCGACGACCGGGGCGAGTTCTGGTTCGACGTGGCGTTCGATGTGGCCGTCGGCCACGTCGTTACGGTCACCCAAGGGGAGACGGTGAAACAACACACCGTCACCGGGCTGGCCGTCACCGATGTCGACGCGACGACGGAGACCGTATCCGGAACGGCCGAGCCCAGCGCCCTCGTGGAGGTCAGCGTCTTCGACTCGTCCGAGGCGGTCCGGCGTGTAGTCACAGACGTTGCCGGAGAGTGGACGGCCGACTTCTCGGTGCCGGGTACGGAGGAGGACGAACAGGCAACGGCCGATCTGGTCACCGGGACCTCCCCGGCTCTTATGGGTACGTCGGGTCAGGCTCGCGAGCCCGACGTCGGCCGGGACGCGACCGCGGTCGACTGGCACGTGCTCACGCCGACCATCTCCGCACGGCCGTTGACGGATGAACTGTGGGGCGACGACTGGACCCCCAACGACGTGGTCAGCCTGACCGTTGACGCCGGCGTTCCGATCGACGACATCCCCACTGACACGTCCGGTCACTGGGACCTCCCGGGGCTCGACCTCGAGCCCGGTCAGGTCATCGACGTCACCGACGGCGTGACGGCCAAGACGCTGACGGTCACCGAACTCGCGGTCACCGCAGCCGATCCCGCCGCGGACACGATCGCGGGAGTCGCGACGCCGGGCGCAGTGTTGATCGTCCACCTCCACAACCCGTTCGGCCTGACGTACGTCGAGGTGACTGCGGATGGCAGCGGTGCGTGGACCGCTGACTTCGGTGGTCTCGAGGATCCGCACGACCTCGTCGAGGGCAGCAGCGGAGTCGTCGAAGAACCCGACGAGGAGGCCGACGCCACCCAGGCAGGGTGGGAGATCCGGACCGACGCCACGACCGATCCCGACGGCGGAGGCGCGACCCCGGAGCATCCCGTGACCACGGCAATCACGAGCCCGAACCCGGGACAGATCACGATAACCGAGGAGCCAGTGGGTGCGGATCCGGACGGGTTCGTCCTCGCCGGGGTGCGGGTATCCATCACGGCCCCGGCGGCGACGACTCCGGAGGACCCGCTCGTCATCGTCTTCCGCCTCGATGCCTCACAGATCCCCGAACACGAGGACGAGACCACCATCACCGTCTTCAAGGACGGCGTCGAGGCCGGGGACTGCGACAACGACACCGGCACCGCCTCGCCAGATCCCTGCATCGGAGACCGGACCGCGCTGCCCGATGGCGACATCCAGTTGACGGTGTGGACGGTCACCGCGAGCGACTGGGACCTCGCCTTCCCGCTCACGGCTCCCGACCCGCCCACCGACGTGACTGCCGAGGCGGGTGACGAGCAGGCCACGGTGAGCTGGAGCGCACCGGCCGACACCGGCGGCGCCCCGATCACGAGCTACACCGTGGCCGCCTCACCCGGCGGTGCCACCGCCACGGTCGACGGCGCCACGACCGAGGCGGTCATCACCGGACTGACCAACGGCACCGCGTACACGTTCACGGTCGTGGCGAGCAACAGCCAGGGCGACTCCGCCCCGTCCCCACCCTCCACCGCCGTCACACCGCTCGGCGTGCCCGACCCGCCCACCGACGTGACTGCCGAGGCGGGTGACGAGCAGGCCACGGTGAGCTGGAGCGCACCGGCCGACACCGGTGGGGCGCCGATCCTGACCTACAGGGTGACCGCCTCGCCGGGAGGCAAGACCAGGATCGTCAGCGGCGCGACCACCAGCACGCTCTTAACTGGCCTCGCCAACGGCACCGCCTACACCTTCACGGTCGTCGCCACCAACAGCGTCGGCGACAGCGCCGCGTCCGCGGCGTCGCCCGCCGTGACCCCGCTCGGGGTCCCGGATCCGCCGACGGACGTCGACGCGACCGCCGGCATCGAGGAGGCGACGGTCAGCTGGGACTCTCCAGCTGACGATGGCGGGGCGCCGATCACGAGCTACCGCATCATCACCTCGCCGGCCGATGTCGGCTCGGTCACCGTGACCGCCGACGAGACCAGCCTGGCGCCGCCCCCCACCAGGGTGACCGTCGAGGGGTTGACGAGCGGCACGGCCTACACGTTCACGGTCATCGCCACGAACAGTCAAGGCGATAGCGCCGCGTCCGTCGCCTCCAACTCGGTCACACCGATCGCTGCCCCGTTCGACGCCAAGCTCCTCGGTGGAACCGCGGCGATCTCGGACGGTGCGACGTCCCTGGTGTCTGCGGCCACGGGGGTCGGCCCACAGCGCATCGCCGGCCCCGACCGCTACCAGACCGCCGCCGCCACCGTCGCCGACGCCTTCCCCGGCACCGTCGACACCGTCTACATCGCCACCGGACTCAACTTCCCCGACGCCCTCGCCGGCTCCGCCGCCGCAGCCGCCCTCGACGCCCCGGTGCTGCTCGTCACCACCGACACCGTCCCCGACGCCACCGCCGCCCAGCTCGCCCGGCTGCAACCGAGGACGGTCAAGCTGCTGGGCGGCACCGCCGCGATCTCGGACGCGGTCGCGTCCCGGATCGCCGCCATCACCGGCGTGGTCCCCCAGCGCATCGCCGGCCCCGACCGCTACCAGACCGCCGCCGCCACCGTCGCCGACGCCTTCCCCGGCACCGTCGACACCGTCTACATCGCCACCGGACTCAACTTCCCCGACGCCCTCGCCGGCTCCGCCGCCGCGGCCGCCCTCGGCGCCCCGGTGCTGCTCGTCACCACCGACACCGTCCCCGACGCCACCGCCGCCCAGCTCGCCCGGCTGCAACCGAGGACGGTCAAGCTGCTGGGCGGCACCGCCGCGATCTCGGACGCGGTCGCGTCCCGGATCGCCGCCATCACCGGCGTGGTCCCCCAGCGCATCGCCGGCCCCGACCGCTACCAGACCGCCGCCGCCACCGTCGCCGACGCCTTCCCCGGCACCGTCGACACCGTCTACATCGCCACCGGACTCAACTTCCCCGACGCCCTCGCCGGCTCCGCCGCCGCGGCCGCCCTCGGCGCCCCGGTGCTGCTCGTCACCACCGACACCGTCCCCGACGCGATCCGCAACGAACTCGCCCGGCTCTCACGCCGCTGA
- a CDS encoding acetyl-CoA C-acetyltransferase, protein MAEAFIVEAKRSPVGRKKGGLAEVHPADLGAHSIEAVVESTGIDPGLVEDVIFGNVDSIGSQAGDIARTCWLAAGYPEHVPGVTIDRQCGSSQQAVHFAAALVKAGLNDLVIAGGVQNMSQIPISAAMIAGRQFGIEHPFHGSEGWDARYGDQPVSQFHGAELIAEKWGISREDMEAFAYESHQRAIRAIDEGRFDREVVPLADVRHDEGPRPDTSLEKMASLPALQEGGRLTAAVASQISDASAALLIASETAIEEHGLTPRARIHHLSVVGGDPIMMLAAPIPATAQALERTGLTPDDIDLVEINEAFASVVLAWQQETGFDFDKVNVNGGAIALGHPLGATGARLMTTLLHELERTGGRYGLQTMCEGGGQANVTVLERLT, encoded by the coding sequence ATGGCCGAAGCGTTCATCGTCGAGGCGAAGCGATCGCCGGTCGGTCGCAAGAAGGGCGGCCTGGCAGAGGTCCACCCGGCTGACCTCGGGGCGCACAGCATCGAGGCGGTGGTCGAGTCCACTGGCATCGACCCCGGCCTCGTCGAGGACGTCATCTTCGGCAACGTCGACTCCATCGGGTCCCAGGCCGGCGACATCGCCCGGACGTGCTGGCTGGCGGCGGGCTATCCCGAGCACGTGCCTGGCGTGACGATCGACCGGCAGTGCGGGTCGTCGCAGCAGGCGGTCCACTTCGCCGCGGCCCTCGTCAAGGCGGGACTCAACGACCTCGTGATCGCTGGCGGCGTGCAGAACATGAGCCAGATCCCCATCTCCGCGGCGATGATCGCGGGACGCCAGTTCGGCATCGAGCACCCGTTCCACGGCAGTGAGGGCTGGGACGCCCGCTACGGAGACCAGCCGGTCAGCCAGTTCCACGGCGCCGAGCTGATCGCCGAGAAGTGGGGGATCAGCCGCGAGGACATGGAGGCGTTCGCCTACGAGTCGCACCAGCGTGCGATCCGCGCCATCGACGAGGGCCGCTTCGATCGCGAGGTCGTCCCGCTGGCCGACGTCCGTCACGACGAGGGTCCGCGCCCCGACACCTCTCTCGAGAAGATGGCGTCGCTGCCGGCGCTCCAGGAGGGCGGCCGCCTCACGGCCGCGGTCGCGAGCCAGATCAGCGACGCCTCCGCCGCGCTGCTCATCGCCTCGGAGACAGCGATCGAGGAGCACGGGCTTACGCCCCGCGCGCGCATCCACCACCTCAGCGTGGTCGGCGGCGATCCCATCATGATGCTCGCCGCCCCGATCCCCGCGACCGCGCAGGCGCTCGAGCGCACCGGCCTGACACCCGACGACATCGATCTCGTCGAGATCAACGAGGCGTTCGCGTCGGTGGTGCTCGCGTGGCAGCAGGAGACCGGCTTCGACTTCGACAAGGTGAACGTCAACGGCGGCGCCATCGCGCTGGGCCACCCGCTCGGGGCGACTGGGGCGCGGCTCATGACCACGCTGCTGCACGAGCTCGAGCGCACCGGCGGCCGCTACGGCCTGCAGACCATGTGCGAGGGCGGCGGCCAGGCCAACGTCACGGTCTTGGAGCGACTCACGTAG